One Kitasatospora sp. MAP12-44 DNA segment encodes these proteins:
- a CDS encoding alpha/beta hydrolase produces the protein MARKPSRRSGWAVPLLLRVPALFLLGARSAMHDSREVADRIGRLVPSARVEIVPGAGHALPTDKPELVADRILDAVTR, from the coding sequence TTGGCGAGGAAGCCTTCGAGGAGGTCGGGCTGGGCCGTTCCGTTGCTTCTGCGGGTCCCCGCGCTGTTCCTGCTCGGGGCGCGCAGCGCCATGCACGACTCGCGCGAGGTCGCCGACCGCATCGGCAGGCTCGTACCCTCGGCCCGGGTGGAGATCGTGCCCGGCGCCGGCCACGCGCTGCCGACCGACAAGCCGGAGCTGGTGGCCGACCGTATCCTCGACGCCGTCACGCGGTAG
- a CDS encoding ribokinase, whose product MTERLVVVGSLNMDLSVTVPRLPEPGETVPGADAVRGAGGKGANQAVAAARLGARVSLVGLLGDDAFGGELRAGLAAEGVDDRAVRTLPGTATGLALIVVQQDGENTITLSPGANRRLDPPTLEALLDDVLTDDPLTKPAAAVLLQLEVPQPSVLAAARRARAAGALTVLNAAPRPDPGPQLAELLGLVDVLVVNETEAAGLLGLTAETGTRQEWAERAQLLRAQGPATAVVTLGAAGAVAAGPTGRHSAAAFPVRAVDTVGAGDAFCAQLTVALSAGRALPEALRRACAAGALAATRTGAQRSLPTLAEVDALLNAPPLLNSPPRPTEQPKAR is encoded by the coding sequence ATGACGGAACGACTGGTGGTCGTAGGCAGCCTCAATATGGATCTGTCGGTCACCGTCCCGCGGCTGCCCGAGCCGGGCGAGACCGTCCCCGGCGCGGACGCGGTACGCGGCGCCGGGGGCAAGGGCGCCAACCAGGCCGTCGCCGCCGCACGGCTGGGCGCCCGGGTGAGCCTGGTGGGCCTGCTGGGTGACGACGCGTTCGGCGGCGAACTGCGCGCCGGGCTGGCCGCCGAGGGCGTCGACGACCGCGCCGTCCGCACCCTGCCGGGCACGGCGACCGGACTGGCCCTGATCGTGGTCCAGCAGGACGGCGAGAACACCATCACGCTCTCCCCCGGCGCCAACCGCCGGCTCGACCCTCCGACGCTGGAAGCCCTGCTGGACGACGTGCTGACGGACGACCCGCTGACGAAGCCGGCCGCCGCCGTCCTGCTGCAGCTGGAGGTGCCGCAGCCCAGCGTGCTGGCCGCCGCCCGCCGCGCCCGGGCCGCCGGAGCGCTGACCGTGCTCAACGCCGCGCCGCGCCCCGATCCAGGCCCTCAACTCGCCGAGCTGCTGGGGCTGGTGGACGTCCTGGTGGTCAACGAGACCGAGGCGGCCGGCCTGCTGGGCCTGACCGCCGAGACCGGAACCCGCCAGGAGTGGGCCGAGCGCGCGCAGTTGCTGCGCGCCCAGGGCCCGGCCACCGCGGTGGTCACCCTGGGGGCGGCCGGCGCGGTCGCCGCCGGGCCGACCGGGCGGCACAGCGCCGCCGCATTCCCGGTACGGGCCGTCGACACGGTCGGCGCGGGCGACGCCTTCTGCGCCCAACTGACCGTCGCGCTCAGCGCCGGCCGCGCCCTGCCCGAGGCGCTGCGCCGAGCCTGCGCCGCGGGCGCGCTCGCCGCGACCCGAACGGGGGCACAGCGCTCACTGCCCACCCTGGCCGAGGTCGACGCCCTGCTCAACGCCCCGCCCCTGCTCAACTCCCCGCCCCGGCCCACGGAGCAGCCGAAGGCGCGATGA
- a CDS encoding TetR family transcriptional regulator C-terminal domain-containing protein, with the protein MALRAPSRNSAGTRRSNGTAQPDLLEGFLAKQLRAAQQTGEIEAGRNPEMTAAGMLALVNGLGSSVLGGQRTGEAALAILTHHLDELFRPASAGLDDRPPLP; encoded by the coding sequence ATGGCGCTGCGCGCCCCGAGCAGGAACAGCGCGGGGACCCGCAGAAGCAACGGAACGGCCCAGCCCGACCTCCTCGAAGGCTTCCTCGCCAAACAGCTCCGCGCCGCCCAGCAGACCGGGGAGATCGAGGCCGGCAGGAACCCCGAGATGACGGCCGCCGGGATGCTGGCTCTGGTCAACGGCCTGGGCTCGAGCGTGCTCGGCGGCCAACGCACCGGGGAAGCCGCGCTGGCGATCCTCACCCATCACCTGGACGAGCTGTTCCGACCCGCTTCTGCCGGCCTCGATGACCGTCCACCGCTACCCTGA